In Populus alba chromosome 9, ASM523922v2, whole genome shotgun sequence, a genomic segment contains:
- the LOC118045495 gene encoding uncharacterized protein has product MVRTSSTTLYSSATNTRFPNPSLNLQFCHNATKILSLKNPLPLINKHPSLQYSHHHHQKKCTSGAINFRPLVIKASSSSMASSTKIKPFSVLFVCLGNICRSPAAEGVFTDIVKKRGLDSEFKIDSAGTIDYHEGNPADPRMRAASKRRGVEITSISRPIRPSDFRDFDIILAMDKQNREDIMEAFNRWKFRETLPDDAHKKVKLMCSFCKKHEETEVPDPYYGGPQGFEKVLDLLEDACESLLDNILAEKN; this is encoded by the exons ATGGTGAGGACATCATCAACTACCCTGTACAGCAGTGCTACTAATACCAGGTTTCCAAACCCATCTCTAAATTTACAATTCTGCCACAATGCCACCAAAATCCTCTCTCTAAAAAACCCACTTCCTCTCATCAATAAACACCCATCTCTCCAATAttcccatcatcatcatcagaaaAAATGCACAAGCGGTGCTATCAATTTCAGGCCCTTAGTGATCaaagcatcatcatcatcaatggcTTCTTCAACAAAGATCAAACCTTTCTCTGTTCTCTTTGTGTGTTTAGGCAACATTTGTAGGAGTCCAGCTGCTGAGGGTGTGTTTACTGATATTGTTAAAAAGAGAGGACTTGATTCTGAGTTCAAGATTGACTCTGCTGGCACCATTGATTACCATGAG GGTAATCCAGCTGACCCAAGAATGAGGGCAGCTTCTAAAAGGCGTGGGGTTGAGATAACTTCCATATCAAGGCCGATTCGGCCATCTGATTTTAGAGATTTTGATATCATTCTTGCTATGGACAAGCAAAATAGAG AGGATATAATGGAAGCTTTTAATAGATGGAAATTTAGAGAGACACTTCCTGATGATGCACACAAGAAG GTTAAGTTAATGTGTTCTTTTTGTAAGAAACATGAAGAAACTGAAGTCCCGGATCCTTACTATGGTGGACCGCAGGGTTTTGAGAAG